In Bifidobacterium sp. ESL0775, the following are encoded in one genomic region:
- a CDS encoding excinuclease ABC subunit UvrA yields the protein MNDKCNTNNPDAGKAKGSAVPQAIEVRGARVHNLQDIDVSIPLNELVGIAGVSGSGKSSLALGVLYAEGSRRYLDALSTYTRRRMTQAEKPQVDSVRFIPPALALRQRPGVGGMRSTFGTSTETLNVLRLMFSRLASHRCPNGHYQKPTLDVAAEIPIHCAVCGALVEPPSAEQMAFNSTGACPTCQGTGTIHEVNDAALVPDENLTIDEGAVVPWRTFGFNVQPDIVREFGVRTDVPFKELTDKERDIVFNGPEEKKPITLTSVKGVHHLGFTFRNARLTVTKELDRANDEKRLAKVSKFLVKRTCPDCGGSRLNEAARAPKIGKYNLAEVTAWPLRKVLSWAKTVPDSLPRDMRQMAESLVGTLQDMGRRLIQLGLGYLTLDRASSTLSTGERQRAQLSRAVRNETTGVLYVLDEPSTGLHPANIEGLIGVMRDLLASGNSVVFVDHDVHVLNAADYFIEMGPGAGSRGGRILAEGSPAEILRNPKSRIAGFLDGSQPVLVRKRLALPPVSETAWIGMKTDAIHTVHPLQVAIPRGRMTAVTGVSGSGKTTMVLESLIPALQAQEDHVPLPSHVRSLNAAGITRVRLVDSTPIGINVRSTVATYTGIMDMLRKAFASTAAAKKRKLKVSVFSYNTGSLRCPQCDGTGQISLDIQFLPDVTITCPTCEGRRYRNEVNDIRLATPTHPNGLTLPEVLDLEVDDALDVFALDDDFGSASGSVNNGSVNQKHNTSADFAKLDGLSPETAVSGDMITSALLRRIHKALETLHDLGLGYLTLGEDTPNLSGGEAQRLKLSNELGKRQGTSLFVLDEPTTGLHPLDVRTLIDVLQRLIKGGATVVFIEHDLDMIANADYVIDMGPGGGEEGGTIVATGTPDEIADNSASITGHYLAKHLAG from the coding sequence ATGAACGATAAATGTAATACAAATAACCCTGACGCAGGTAAAGCCAAGGGTTCTGCGGTTCCGCAGGCCATCGAGGTGCGTGGCGCACGCGTCCATAATCTGCAGGATATCGACGTTTCCATCCCGTTGAACGAGCTCGTCGGCATCGCCGGGGTCTCCGGTTCCGGCAAATCGTCGCTGGCGCTTGGCGTGCTGTATGCGGAAGGCTCGCGCCGTTATCTTGACGCGCTTTCCACCTATACCCGTCGTCGCATGACGCAGGCCGAGAAGCCGCAGGTCGATTCGGTGCGGTTCATTCCGCCGGCTTTGGCCTTGCGCCAACGGCCTGGTGTCGGCGGCATGCGTTCGACCTTTGGCACTTCCACCGAGACGCTGAATGTTCTGAGGCTGATGTTCTCGCGCTTGGCCTCGCATCGTTGCCCGAACGGGCATTACCAGAAGCCGACGCTTGATGTCGCCGCCGAGATTCCCATCCATTGTGCGGTTTGCGGGGCGCTTGTCGAGCCTCCCAGCGCCGAGCAGATGGCGTTCAATTCCACCGGCGCCTGCCCGACCTGCCAGGGAACCGGAACCATCCATGAGGTCAATGACGCCGCCTTGGTCCCCGATGAGAACCTCACCATCGACGAGGGTGCCGTCGTGCCATGGCGCACCTTCGGCTTCAACGTCCAGCCGGATATCGTCCGCGAGTTTGGCGTGCGCACCGATGTCCCGTTCAAGGAACTCACTGACAAGGAACGCGACATCGTCTTCAACGGGCCGGAGGAAAAGAAACCCATCACGCTCACCTCCGTCAAAGGCGTCCATCATCTCGGTTTCACGTTCCGCAACGCGAGGCTGACGGTGACCAAGGAGCTTGACCGCGCCAACGACGAGAAACGGTTGGCGAAGGTCTCGAAGTTCTTGGTCAAGCGTACCTGTCCGGATTGCGGTGGGTCTCGTCTCAACGAGGCGGCGCGTGCGCCGAAAATCGGCAAATACAATCTGGCCGAGGTCACGGCCTGGCCGTTGCGCAAGGTGCTTTCCTGGGCGAAGACCGTGCCGGATTCGTTGCCGCGGGATATGCGGCAGATGGCGGAAAGCCTGGTCGGCACCTTGCAGGACATGGGCCGCAGGCTCATCCAGCTGGGTTTGGGCTATCTGACGCTCGACCGCGCCAGCTCGACGCTTTCCACCGGCGAACGGCAGCGCGCTCAGCTTTCGCGTGCCGTGCGCAACGAGACCACGGGCGTGCTCTACGTGCTTGACGAGCCTTCCACCGGCCTGCATCCGGCCAATATCGAGGGTCTCATCGGCGTGATGCGGGACTTGCTGGCTTCCGGCAATTCCGTGGTGTTCGTCGACCATGACGTCCATGTGCTCAACGCCGCCGACTACTTCATCGAAATGGGTCCGGGTGCCGGCAGCCGTGGCGGACGTATCCTTGCAGAGGGTTCGCCTGCCGAGATACTGCGCAATCCGAAGTCACGCATCGCCGGTTTCCTCGACGGCTCCCAACCCGTTCTCGTCCGCAAGCGCCTTGCGTTGCCGCCGGTTTCCGAAACTGCGTGGATTGGTATGAAAACCGACGCCATTCATACCGTTCATCCGTTGCAAGTGGCCATTCCGCGCGGACGGATGACAGCCGTCACCGGCGTCTCCGGTTCCGGCAAGACCACGATGGTCCTTGAATCGCTGATTCCCGCATTACAGGCGCAGGAGGACCATGTCCCGTTGCCATCCCATGTCCGTTCGCTCAATGCCGCTGGCATCACCCGTGTTCGCCTGGTCGATTCCACGCCCATCGGCATCAATGTGCGCTCGACGGTCGCCACCTACACCGGCATCATGGACATGCTGCGCAAGGCGTTCGCCTCAACCGCTGCGGCCAAGAAGCGCAAGCTCAAGGTTTCCGTGTTCTCCTACAACACTGGATCCCTGCGTTGCCCGCAATGCGACGGCACCGGCCAGATCAGCCTCGACATCCAGTTCCTGCCCGATGTCACCATCACCTGCCCGACCTGCGAGGGACGTCGGTATCGTAACGAGGTCAACGATATACGGCTGGCGACACCGACGCATCCGAACGGCCTGACGCTTCCCGAAGTACTGGATCTGGAAGTGGATGATGCCCTTGATGTCTTCGCGCTTGATGATGATTTTGGTTCGGCTTCCGGTTCGGTGAATAACGGTTCGGTGAATCAAAAACATAATACATCAGCTGATTTCGCGAAACTCGATGGATTGTCACCCGAGACCGCGGTTTCCGGCGATATGATCACCTCCGCCCTGCTCAGACGCATCCACAAGGCGCTCGAAACGCTTCACGACTTGGGTCTTGGCTACCTCACGCTGGGGGAGGACACCCCGAACCTCTCCGGCGGTGAGGCGCAGCGCCTCAAGCTTTCCAACGAGCTTGGCAAGCGTCAGGGCACGTCGCTGTTCGTCCTCGACGAGCCGACGACCGGCCTGCACCCGCTGGACGTCCGCACGCTGATCGATGTGCTGCAACGTCTGATCAAAGGCGGTGCCACGGTGGTCTTCATCGAGCATGACCTCGACATGATCGCCAACGCCGATTACGTCATCGACATGGGCCCCGGCGGTGGCGAGGAAGGCGGCACCATTGTCGCCACTGGAACCCCAGACGAAATTGCCGACAATTCCGCCAGTATCACCGGCCATTACCTGGCCAAGCACTTGGCTGGCTGA
- a CDS encoding DEAD/DEAH box helicase, whose amino-acid sequence MNNPDSYNSNKSKSKQAEEAAESAAAYAKSGDQPERTFAELGVPGPLVSVLARDGKTVAFPIQADTLDDSLAGRDVLGRGETGSGKTLAFAIPLVARLGEQGEGEGAMRDFERMERGDRKAQKRAMLPHPHGMILAPTRELVNQINDVVAPLAAAYDMQTATIYGGVKYSRQISELKAGAEIIVACPGRLEDLLRQGALSIENVEIAVLDEADEMADMGFLPSVQRLLEQVDPTGQRMLFSATLDHGVDKVVNQFLHDPKIHEIAPADAQVDTMTHHVFEVSQGNKYEVIRELASGKGKRILFTRTKYQAKKMADKLVKEGIPAVDLQGNLSQNQRDRHLEAFTSGDVNVLVATDVAARGIDVSDVAMVVQTEPPEDPKSFLHRSGRTARAGESGDVVTLVLPQQRRDARQMLHRAGIKAKSQQVVPGAPELEELVGEHAPLVEGWTLTVPVVNRRAGRSGRGGRNEGRGGRGGYGRKDRGGRRDRNNRHGDSGRSFGKRGHDDSDESFNKRGGRNGDFNDSRSRSGRGGRDDSFNDSRPRGGRRDGHKNRNPRYDDGQGPIDGRTSRGRRDDRRSREFYDDDYRKGSGKRHHSDYDDRGNRGGKGKGRYDDRRSGGRNQRSRKADGFHRSRGKRNSTPFRRGR is encoded by the coding sequence ATGAATAATCCTGATTCTTATAACTCAAACAAATCCAAATCGAAACAGGCCGAAGAAGCGGCCGAAAGCGCGGCGGCGTACGCCAAGAGCGGCGACCAGCCCGAGCGCACCTTCGCCGAACTCGGCGTGCCCGGTCCGCTGGTAAGCGTCTTGGCCCGCGATGGCAAAACCGTAGCCTTCCCGATCCAGGCCGACACCCTTGACGATTCGCTGGCCGGACGCGACGTCCTCGGCCGTGGCGAGACCGGCAGCGGCAAGACCTTGGCATTCGCCATCCCGCTGGTCGCCCGTCTTGGCGAGCAGGGCGAAGGCGAGGGCGCGATGCGCGACTTCGAACGCATGGAGCGCGGCGACCGCAAGGCGCAGAAGCGCGCGATGCTGCCTCATCCCCACGGGATGATCCTGGCCCCCACTCGCGAACTGGTCAACCAGATCAACGACGTCGTGGCCCCGCTCGCCGCCGCCTACGACATGCAGACCGCCACCATTTACGGCGGGGTGAAGTACAGCCGCCAGATCTCCGAACTCAAGGCCGGTGCCGAAATCATCGTCGCCTGCCCGGGCCGTCTCGAGGACCTGCTGCGTCAAGGCGCGCTTTCCATCGAGAACGTCGAGATCGCGGTGCTCGACGAAGCCGATGAAATGGCCGATATGGGCTTCCTGCCCTCCGTACAGCGCCTGCTTGAGCAGGTCGATCCGACCGGCCAGCGCATGCTCTTTTCCGCGACGCTCGACCACGGCGTCGACAAGGTCGTCAACCAGTTCCTGCACGACCCGAAGATCCACGAGATCGCGCCCGCCGACGCGCAGGTCGACACCATGACCCATCACGTCTTCGAGGTCTCGCAAGGCAACAAATACGAGGTCATCCGCGAGCTCGCAAGCGGCAAGGGCAAGCGCATCCTCTTCACCCGCACCAAGTACCAGGCCAAGAAAATGGCCGACAAGCTGGTCAAGGAGGGCATTCCCGCCGTCGATCTGCAGGGCAACCTTTCGCAGAACCAGCGCGACCGGCACCTCGAGGCCTTCACTTCCGGCGATGTCAACGTGTTGGTGGCCACCGATGTGGCCGCGCGCGGCATCGACGTCAGCGATGTGGCGATGGTCGTGCAGACCGAACCGCCGGAGGACCCCAAGTCGTTCCTGCACCGTTCCGGCCGCACCGCGCGCGCCGGTGAATCCGGCGACGTGGTGACGCTCGTGCTGCCGCAGCAGCGTCGCGACGCGCGTCAGATGCTGCATCGCGCAGGCATCAAGGCCAAGAGCCAGCAGGTCGTCCCTGGTGCTCCCGAACTTGAGGAACTGGTGGGGGAGCACGCCCCGCTGGTCGAAGGCTGGACGTTGACGGTGCCTGTGGTCAACCGCAGGGCCGGTCGGAGCGGACGCGGCGGGCGCAACGAGGGCCGTGGTGGACGTGGCGGCTATGGCCGCAAGGATCGTGGCGGACGCCGTGACCGCAACAATCGGCATGGCGATTCCGGCCGTTCGTTCGGCAAGCGTGGCCATGACGATTCCGACGAGAGCTTTAACAAACGTGGCGGTCGTAATGGCGACTTCAATGATTCGCGTTCTCGCAGTGGCCGTGGTGGCCGTGATGACAGTTTCAATGATTCGCGCCCGCGCGGTGGACGGCGTGACGGACACAAGAACCGCAACCCGCGTTACGATGATGGCCAGGGGCCGATTGACGGCCGTACCTCGCGTGGGCGTCGTGACGACCGTCGCTCGCGTGAATTCTATGACGATGATTATCGCAAGGGCAGCGGCAAACGGCATCATTCCGATTACGACGACCGTGGTAATCGTGGCGGCAAAGGCAAAGGCCGTTATGATGACAGGCGTTCCGGCGGCCGCAACCAGCGTTCGCGCAAGGCCGACGGCTTCCACCGTTCGCGTGGCAAGCGCAATTCGACCCCATTCCGTCGTGGACGGTGA